One Dictyoglomus turgidum DSM 6724 DNA window includes the following coding sequences:
- a CDS encoding valine--tRNA ligase, which yields MKENIPSVYSFNEVEEKWYKYWLEKDYFHAEVDRSKKNYSIVLPPPNITGSLHMGHALNATIQDILIRWRRMQGFNALWIPGTDHAGIATQMVVERELLKEGKTRWDLGREKFLERVWQWKENYGNTIVEQLKKLGVSCDWKRFRFTMDEVYSRAVIKAFVELYKKGYIYKGERIINWCPRCKTALSDLEVRYVEENSFLWYIKYPLYQEDGYIVIATARPETMLGDTAVAVNPEDERYKALIGKKVVLPLVGRIIPIIADETVDPSFGTGALKVTPAHDIDDFEIGKKHNLEFISVIDENGIMSENAGKYKGLSVLECRKKIEEDLEKEGYLLKKEPYLHDLATCDRCGTPIEPLISEQWFMRMENLAKPAIEVVEKGEVKFIPDRWKKVYFDWMYNIKDWCLSRQLWWGHRIPAWYCENCGHVNVEEQKPEKCERCGSENLRQDEDVLDTWFSSALWPLGTLGWPEDTEDLNYFYPTSVLSTARDIINLWVARMIMMGLEFRKEVPFYYVYVHPTVLTREGKRMSKSKGTGVDPLELINKYGADVTRFGLAIQCTEMQDLRFHEENFENTKNFTNKIWNAARFVISNLDFNIDYNEVDLTKHSLSLSDKWILSRLQKTVYEVTDHLENFRFSEYVKTIYTFFWSEFCDWYIELSKPRLSNTEDPESRLIAQVILWKVLKESMQLLHPVMPFITEEIWQKLPSTHESIMISKWPEVNELFIDEEAEKDMEFIMESIRSIRAIRSEFNILPNEVINVEFLTPNKYKEILLQGYSGYFYTLAKAKLSTILEKRNLKHVAHKIVEDVNFYVNLEGLIDISKEREKVKKELEELYLLIDKVEKRLSNKDFIEKAPPEVVEKEKEKLESLKKKVEFLQERYRILK from the coding sequence ATGAAGGAAAACATTCCATCGGTTTATTCTTTTAACGAGGTGGAGGAAAAGTGGTATAAATATTGGCTTGAGAAGGATTATTTCCATGCTGAAGTAGATAGAAGTAAAAAAAACTATTCTATTGTCTTACCTCCTCCTAATATAACTGGATCTCTTCATATGGGACATGCTCTCAATGCTACTATACAGGATATTCTTATAAGATGGAGAAGAATGCAAGGATTTAATGCTTTATGGATACCTGGAACAGACCATGCTGGTATAGCAACCCAAATGGTGGTAGAGAGGGAACTTTTGAAAGAGGGCAAAACAAGGTGGGATCTTGGTAGGGAGAAATTTTTAGAGAGGGTATGGCAATGGAAGGAGAATTATGGCAATACCATTGTAGAGCAGTTGAAAAAACTTGGAGTTTCTTGTGATTGGAAGAGATTTAGATTCACTATGGATGAGGTCTATTCTAGAGCCGTTATAAAAGCTTTTGTGGAATTATATAAAAAAGGATATATTTATAAAGGGGAAAGAATTATTAATTGGTGTCCTCGTTGTAAGACTGCTCTTTCTGATCTTGAGGTAAGATATGTGGAAGAAAACTCTTTTCTTTGGTATATAAAATATCCTTTATATCAAGAGGATGGGTATATTGTTATAGCTACTGCAAGACCTGAAACTATGCTTGGAGATACGGCTGTAGCAGTGAATCCTGAAGACGAAAGATATAAGGCTTTAATAGGTAAAAAAGTGGTGTTACCTCTTGTAGGGAGAATAATTCCTATAATTGCTGATGAAACTGTGGATCCATCTTTTGGTACAGGAGCTTTAAAAGTTACACCCGCTCACGATATAGATGACTTTGAGATTGGAAAGAAACATAATTTAGAATTTATATCAGTCATAGATGAAAATGGAATAATGAGTGAAAATGCAGGAAAATATAAGGGATTAAGTGTTTTGGAGTGTAGGAAAAAGATTGAGGAAGATTTAGAAAAAGAGGGATACCTTTTGAAAAAAGAGCCTTATTTACATGATCTTGCTACTTGTGATAGATGTGGAACTCCCATTGAGCCTTTAATCTCAGAACAATGGTTTATGAGAATGGAAAATCTTGCAAAACCTGCTATTGAAGTAGTAGAAAAAGGGGAAGTTAAATTTATACCTGATCGTTGGAAAAAGGTTTATTTTGATTGGATGTATAATATAAAAGATTGGTGCTTATCAAGACAACTTTGGTGGGGACATAGAATACCAGCTTGGTACTGTGAAAACTGTGGTCATGTTAATGTAGAAGAGCAAAAACCAGAGAAGTGTGAGAGATGTGGGTCCGAAAACTTAAGGCAGGATGAGGATGTGTTAGATACATGGTTTAGCTCTGCACTCTGGCCTCTTGGAACTTTGGGATGGCCTGAAGATACGGAAGATCTAAATTATTTTTATCCCACTTCAGTCTTAAGTACTGCAAGGGATATCATTAATCTATGGGTTGCGAGAATGATTATGATGGGACTTGAGTTTAGGAAAGAGGTACCTTTTTATTATGTTTATGTGCATCCTACAGTTCTTACAAGAGAAGGCAAGAGAATGAGTAAATCTAAGGGGACAGGTGTTGATCCCTTAGAGCTTATAAATAAATATGGTGCTGATGTGACAAGGTTTGGACTTGCGATTCAATGTACTGAAATGCAAGATCTGCGTTTCCATGAGGAAAACTTTGAGAATACGAAGAACTTTACAAATAAAATATGGAATGCAGCAAGGTTTGTAATTTCAAATTTGGACTTTAATATAGACTATAATGAGGTAGACCTTACTAAACATTCTTTATCTTTGAGTGACAAATGGATATTGAGTAGACTTCAAAAGACAGTTTATGAAGTTACTGATCATCTTGAAAATTTCAGATTTAGTGAGTATGTCAAGACGATTTACACCTTTTTCTGGTCAGAATTTTGCGATTGGTACATCGAACTTTCAAAACCAAGGCTTTCTAATACTGAAGATCCAGAAAGCAGACTTATAGCTCAGGTTATCCTCTGGAAGGTATTAAAAGAGAGCATGCAACTTTTGCATCCTGTGATGCCTTTTATAACTGAGGAGATATGGCAAAAATTACCATCAACTCATGAAAGCATTATGATTTCAAAATGGCCAGAAGTAAATGAATTATTTATAGATGAAGAGGCTGAAAAAGATATGGAATTTATAATGGAATCTATAAGAAGCATAAGAGCAATAAGGTCAGAATTTAATATATTACCTAATGAAGTTATTAATGTAGAGTTTCTTACTCCCAATAAATATAAGGAAATTCTCCTTCAAGGATATTCTGGATATTTCTATACCTTAGCTAAGGCGAAACTTTCAACTATTTTGGAGAAGAGAAACCTAAAACATGTGGCTCATAAAATTGTTGAAGATGTGAATTTTTATGTCAATTTAGAGGGCTTAATTGACATAAGCAAAGAAAGAGAAAAAGTAAAAAAGGAGTTAGAGGAACTTTATCTATTAATAGATAAAGTAGAAAAGCGCTTATCTAATAAAGATTTTATAGAAAAAGCTCCACCTGAGGTTGTGGAGAAAGAAAAAGAGAAATTAGAAAGTCTTAAGAAAAAAGTTGAATTTTTGCAGGAAAGATATAGAATCTTAAAGTAA
- the rsxC gene encoding electron transport complex subunit RsxC yields MKILSFKGGVHPPEKKELSKDSPISKLPLPERLIIFTWQHTGASNDPLVKVKDYVYKGQKIGDKQAYVSAPIHAPTSGTVKRIGLYPHPTGKQMVGIEIEPDGKDEVYPDLPPSVNWQNLSPEEIKSRIREAGIVGLGGAAFPTHVKISPPPEKKIDTVILNGAECEPYLTIDYRLMLEKPELIIEGLHILMYVLGVKRGIIGIEDNKKDAVEVLKKYADSDIEIVTLPTKYPQGSEKHLIKAVLGREVPSGGLPMDVGVVVNNVGTAVAIAEHFRTGLPLISRGVTVTGEGVNSSKNLEVLIGTPVIKLIEYVGGFKGKPGKILFGGPMMGVAIYDLNTPIVKGTSGVVVFPEDKVEYYDPIPCVRCGKCLEVCPMGLMPTTLARYVKKGKLVEAEELGILDCIECGSCNYICPSRRPLLQWIRVGKTDILARRRK; encoded by the coding sequence ATGAAGATACTTAGTTTTAAAGGTGGTGTACATCCTCCTGAGAAAAAAGAGCTTTCTAAAGATAGTCCTATTTCTAAATTGCCTCTTCCTGAAAGACTAATAATTTTTACTTGGCAACATACAGGAGCCTCTAATGATCCTTTAGTAAAGGTAAAAGATTATGTATATAAAGGTCAAAAAATAGGTGACAAACAAGCTTATGTATCAGCTCCTATTCATGCTCCTACCTCAGGCACTGTTAAGAGGATAGGACTCTATCCTCATCCAACGGGTAAGCAAATGGTAGGAATAGAGATAGAACCTGACGGAAAAGATGAAGTTTATCCTGATCTTCCTCCTTCAGTGAATTGGCAAAATCTTTCTCCTGAGGAGATTAAAAGTAGGATTAGAGAAGCTGGTATTGTCGGTCTTGGAGGAGCTGCTTTTCCTACTCATGTAAAAATTTCGCCTCCTCCTGAAAAGAAGATAGACACTGTTATTTTAAATGGTGCCGAATGTGAGCCTTATCTAACTATTGACTATAGGTTGATGTTAGAAAAGCCAGAATTAATAATCGAGGGATTACATATATTAATGTATGTGCTTGGAGTGAAAAGAGGAATTATAGGTATCGAGGATAATAAGAAAGATGCGGTGGAAGTTTTGAAGAAATATGCTGACAGTGACATTGAAATAGTTACTTTACCTACTAAATATCCTCAGGGTTCTGAAAAGCACCTTATAAAGGCAGTGTTGGGAAGAGAGGTTCCATCGGGTGGGCTTCCAATGGACGTGGGGGTTGTGGTAAACAATGTGGGAACAGCAGTGGCTATAGCTGAGCATTTTAGGACAGGTCTTCCTTTAATATCAAGGGGGGTTACGGTAACAGGTGAGGGAGTTAATTCTTCAAAAAATTTAGAAGTTTTAATAGGTACACCTGTAATAAAGCTTATAGAATATGTGGGAGGATTTAAAGGTAAGCCTGGTAAGATTTTGTTTGGGGGACCGATGATGGGAGTTGCAATATATGATTTAAACACGCCAATAGTTAAGGGTACTTCTGGGGTAGTGGTATTTCCCGAAGATAAAGTTGAATATTATGATCCAATTCCTTGTGTAAGATGTGGAAAGTGTCTTGAGGTATGTCCAATGGGACTTATGCCAACCACATTGGCAAGATATGTAAAGAAGGGTAAATTAGTTGAGGCGGAAGAGTTAGGAATCTTAGATTGTATTGAGTGTGGTTCCTGTAATTACATTTGTCCATCAAGAAGGCCTCTTCTTCAATGGATTAGGGTAGGGAAAACTGACATCTTAGCAAGGAGAAGAAAGTAA